A single region of the Onychomys torridus chromosome 11, mOncTor1.1, whole genome shotgun sequence genome encodes:
- the Kif21b gene encoding kinesin-like protein KIF21B, with protein sequence MGEELPSRLLPSAVDEWTGVEGRKDREALFESAPAPNLPEQSRPIRHLANGSRSGPAKAFQRQDLAPWLRSPRFLCSQTSSGWRDVGGCPHPRSAEPQQRDLKAGDKGGQPEPRAAGRAELSGSLALRRAGQGGSEGQRTQRGGRLEGGGMLRGRQGQNTLLAKDGWKEEQPRTVSRARACRSWLSEGHSFRVSCRRTAEQCCLSTEAHFRTVLSRACAHLPAVALMKQMREEQQRRRLVETKRNREIAQLKKEQRRQEFQIRALESQKRQQEIVLRRKTQEVSALRRLAKPMSERVAGRVGSKPPNLDSGAEVSASTTSSEAESGARSVSSIVRQWNRKINHFLGDHPASAVNGTRPARRKFQKKGASQSFSKAARLKWQSLERRIIDIVMQRMTIVNLEADMERLIKKREELFLLQEALRRKREQLQAESPEEEKGLQELAEEIEVLAANIDYINDSITDCQATIMQLEETKEELDSTDTSVVISSCSLAEARLLLDNFLKASIDKGLQVAQKEAQIRLLEGRLRQTDMTGASQNHLLLDALREKAEAHPELQALLYNVQQENGYVSTDEEVSEFSEGSFSQSFTMKGSTSHDDFKFKGEPKLSAQMKAVSAECLGPPLDSSTKNITKSLASLVEIKEDGVGFSIRDPYYRDKVSRTVSLPTRGSTFPRQSRGGTDTSPLTRRKSYDRGQPIRSTDMGFTPPSSPPTRPRNDRNVFSRLTSNQSQGSALDKSDDSDSSLSEVLRGIITPIGGAKGARTAPLQCVSMAEGHTKPILCLDATDELLFTGSKDRSCKMWNLVTGQEIAALKGHPNNVVSVKYCSHSGLVFSVSSSYIKVWDIRDSAKCIRTLTSSGQVISGDACIATSTRAITSAQGEHQINQMALSPSGTMLYVASGNAVRIWELNRFQPIGKLTGHIGPVMCLTVTQTSNQHDLVVTGSKDHYVKMFQLGDCVMGTIGPTHNFEPPHYDGIECLAIQGDILFSGSRDNGIKKWDLGQHELIQQIPNAHKDWVCALAFVPGRPMLLSACRAGFIKVWNVDNFTPIGEIKGHDSPINAICTNSKHIFTASSDLTVKFWSMRRLPTAHP encoded by the exons ATGGGTGAGGAGCTCCCAAGCCGgctgctgccctctgctgtgGATGAGTGGACCGGGGTGGAGG GGAGGAAGGACCGTGAGGCCCTCTTCGAAAGCGCCCCCGCCCCGAATCTCCCAGAACAGAGCCGGCCTATTCGCCATTTGGCAAACGGCAGCCGGAGCGGCCCAGCCAAGGCTTTTCAGAGGCAGGATCTGGCACCGTGGCTGAGGTCGCCGCGCTTCCTCTGCTCACAAACGAGCAGTGGCTGGCGTGATGTGGGCGGCTGTCCCCACCCCCGCAGCGCTGAGCCGCAGCAGAGAGACTTAAAGGCGGGGGACAAAGGCGGCCAGCCGGAGCCCAGGGCCGCGGGAAGAGCTGAGCTCAGCGGTTCCTTGGCTCTTCGGAGAGCAGGACAGGGCGGAAGCGAAGGGCAGAGGACACAGCGAGGGGGCaggctggaggggggggggatgctgAGAGGCCGCCAAGGGCAAAACACACTCTTGGCAAAGG ATGGGTGGAAAGAGGAGCAGCCAAGGACTGTAAGCAGAGCCCGTGCCTGCCGATCTTGGCTGAGTGAGGGCCACAGCTTCAGGGTCTCCTGCAGGAGGACTGCAGAGCAATGCTGCCTCAGCACGGAGGCCCATTTCCGCACTGTCCTGAGCCGAGCATGCGCTCACCTCCCTGCG GTGGCCCTCATGAAACAGATGCGCGAGGAGCAGCAGCGGCGGCGATTGGTGGAGACCAAGAGGAACCGGGAGATTGCTCAGCTCAAGAAAGAACAACGGAGGCAGGAG TTTCAGATACGGGCCCTGGAGTCTCAGAAGCGTCAGCAGGAAATAGTCCTGAGGAGGAAAACCCAGGAG GTTTCTGCACTGAGGCGCTTGGCAAAGCCCATGTCAGAGCGAGTGGCTGGGCGTGTAGGGTCGAAGCCCCCCAATTTGGATTCTGGGGCTGAGGTGTCTGCCAGTACGACCTCGTCTGAGGCTGAATCGGGAGCCCGCTCTGTCTCCAGCATAGTGCGGCAGTGGAACCGAAAGATCAACCACTTCCTGGGGGACCACCCTGCATCTGCTGTCAATGGCACCCGCCCTGCCAG gagaaAGTTCCAGAAGAAGGGGGCCAGCCAAAGCTTCAGTAAGGCTGCAAGACTCAAATGGCAGTCCCTGGAGCGGAGGATCATCGACATCGTCATGCAGAGGATGACCATTGTCAACCTGGAGGCTGACATGGAGCGTCTCATAAAG AAAAGGGAGGAGCTGTTCCTCCTCCAGGAGGCACTTCGGAGGAAGCGGGAGCAGCTGCAGGCTGAGAGCCCTGAGGAGGAGAAGGGCCTGCAGGAGCTGGCTGAGGAGATCGAGGTGTTGGCAGCCAATATTGACTACATCAATGACAGTATCACTGACTGCCAAGCCACCATCATGCAGCTAGAGGAGACCAAG GAGGAGCTGGACTCAACCGATACGTCAGTGGTCATTAGCTCCTGCTCTCTAGCTGAAGCCCGCCTGCTGCTAGACAACTTCCTCAAGGCGTCCATTGACAAG GGACTCCAGGTAGCACAGAAGGAAGCCCAGATCCGGCTGCTGGAAGGACGGCTGAGACAAACAGACATGACAGGCGCTTCCCAGAACCACCTTCTCCTTGATGCTTTGCGTGAGAAGGCCGAGGCACACCCTGAGCTGCAGGCCCTCCTCTATAATGTGCAGCAGG AGAATGGCTATGTGAGCACAGATGAGGAAGTCTCCGAGTTCTCTGAGGGAAG CTTTTCCCAGTCATTCACCATGAAAGGCTCCACCAGCCATGATGACTTCAAGTTTAAG GGTGAGCCTAAGCTATCTGCCCAAATGAAGGCTGTGTCTGCGGAATGCCTGGGACCCCCATTGGATAGTTCCACCAAGAACATCACCAAGTCCCTGGCCTCCCTCGTTGAGATCAAAGAGGATGGAGTGGGCTTCTCCATCCGGGACCCCTATTACCGCGACAAGGTCTCCCGGACTGTCAGCCTGCCCACCCGGGGCAGCACTTT CCCCCGGCAGTCTCGTGGTGGTACAGACACATCCCCTCTGACCCGAAGAAAGTCTTATGACCGGGGGCAGCCAATCAG ATCCACAGACATGGGATTCACACCTCCATCATCACCTCCCACTCGGCCCCGCAATGACCGCAATGTCTTCTCTCGCCTCACGAGCAATCAGAGCCAGGGGTCAGCACTGGACAA GTCTGATGACAGCGACTCCTCTTTGTCGGAGGTCCTGAG GGGCATCATCACCCCCATTGGCGGAGCCAAGGGAGCACGGACGGCCCCTCTGCAGTGTGTCTCCATGGCCGAGGGCCACACCAAGCCTATCCTCTGCCTGGATGCTACCGATGAGTTACTTTTCACGGGGTCCAAAG ACCGTAGCTGCAAGATGTGGAACCTGGTAACAGGGCAGGAGATCGCGGCCCTCAAGGGCCACCCCAACAACGTGGTGTCTGTCAAATACTGCAGCCACTCTGGGCTGGTGTTCTCTGTGTCCAGCTCCTATATCAAAGTGTGGGACATCCGGGACTCGGCCAAGTGCATCAGGACCCTCAC ATCCTCGGGCCAGGTGATCTCAGGAGACGCTTGTATAGCCACATCTACACGTGCCATCACCAGTGCCCAGGGCGAGCATCAGATTAACCAGATGGCCCTCAGCCCCTCAGGCACCATGCTGTATGTGGCTTCTGGCAATGCTGTCCGCATCTGGGAGCTTAACAG GTTCCAGCCCATTGGCAAACTAACCGGCCACATCGGCCCAGTGATGTGCCTGACAGTCACTCAGACTTCGAACCAGCATGACCTCGTGGTGACTGGCTCCAAGGACCACTACGTGAAG ATGTTCCAGCTGGGCGACTGTGTGATGGGCACCATTGGCCCGACCCACAACTTTGAGCCCCCTCACTATGACGGTATTGAGTGCCTGGCCATCCAAGGAGACATACTGTTCAGTGGTTCCAGGGACAATGGCATCAAGAAGTGGGACCTGGGACAGCATGAACTCATTCAG CAAATCCCCAATGCTCACAAGGACTGGGTGTGTGCCCTGGCCTTTGTTCCTGGCCGACCCATGCTGCTGAGCGCCTGCCGGGCAGGCTTCATCAAGGTCTGGAATGTGGACAACTTCACCCCCATTGGTGAGATCAAGGGCCATGACAGCCCCATCAATGCCATCTGTACCAACAGCAAGCACATCTTCACGGCctccag TGACCTGACAGTGAAGTTCTGGAGCATGCGGCGGCTACCAACAGCCCACCCTTGA